One segment of Salvia splendens isolate huo1 chromosome 20, SspV2, whole genome shotgun sequence DNA contains the following:
- the LOC121782308 gene encoding coatomer subunit beta-1-like translates to MEKTCSLLVHFDKGTPALANEIKEALEGNDVPAKIDGMKNAIMLLLNGETLPQLFITIVRYVLPSEDHTIQKLLLLYLEIIDKTDGKGRVLPEMILICQNLRNNLIHPNEYIRGVTLRFLCRLNEVDIIEPLIPSILANLEHRHPYVRRNAISAISSIYKLPNGEQFLVDAPETIEKFLSTEQDQSTKRNAFFMLFNCAQDRAINYLLTNVDRVSDWGELMQMVVLELIRKVCRTNKAEKGKYIKIIISLLNAPSVAVVYECAGTLVSLSSAPTAIKAAANTYCQLLLSQSDNNVKLILLDRLNELKSSHRELMIDLIMDVLRALSSPNLDIRRKTLDIVLELITPRNVSEVVLTLKKEVMKTQSGELEKNGEYRQMLIQAIHSCAIKFPEVASTVVHLLMDFLGDNNIASAMDVVIFVREIIETNPKLRVSIVTRLLDTFYQIRAARVCSCALWIIGEYSLSLSEVESAISTIKQCLGDLPFFSVSENEDAADSSKKPQQASSITVSSRRPAILADGTYATQSAASETAFSAPAVVQGSLTTGNLRSLLLTGDFFLGAVIACTLAKLCLRLEEVQPSKVEVNKASSNALLIMVSMLQLGQSSVLPHPIDNDSYDRILLCIRLLCNTGDAARKIWLTTCRESFVKMLSDKQLRETEESKAKAQVTHSQPDDLIDFYHLKSRKGMSQLELEDEVQDDLKRATGEFVKDADDANKLNRIIQLTGFSDPVYAEAYVTVHHYDIVLDVTIINRTKETLQNLCLELATMGDLKLVERPQNYTLAPESSKQIKANIKVSSTETGVIFGNIVYETSNVLERTVVVLNDIHIDIMDYISPAVCSDTAFRTMWSEFEWENKVAVNTTIANEKEFLDHIIKSTNMRCLTPSSALEGDCGFLAANLYAKSVFGEDALVNVSVEKQTDEKLNGYIRIRSKTQGIALSLGDKITLKQKGGS, encoded by the exons ATGGAGAAGACGTGTTCATTGCTCGTGCATTTTGACAAGGGCACCCCAGCCCTTGCTAATGAGATCAAGGAAGCACTTGAAGGGAATGATGTTCCAGCTAAGATTGATGGCATGAAAAATGCCATCATGCTTTTGCTAAATGGTGAAACCCTGCCTCAGCTTTTTATCACTATAGTGAGATATGTGTTGCCCTCTGAAGACCACACCATTCAGAAACTGCTTCTACTTTATTTGGAAATTATTGATAAGACTGATGGAAAGGGCCGCGTATTACCAGAAATGATTTTAATCTGCCAGAATCTTAGGAATAATCTTATCCATCCTAATGAATACATCCGAGGTGTCACCCTGAGGTTTCTTTGCCGGCTCAATGAAGTGGATATCATCGAACCATTGATACCCTCCATCCTTGCAAACTTGGAGCATAGACACCCTTATGTCAGGAGAAATGCCATTTCTGCTATATCGTCAATTTACAAACTCCCAAATGGTGAGCAGTTCTTGGTTGATGCACCAGAGACTATTGAGAAGTTTCTCTCGACAGAGCAGGATCAATCAACTAAGAGGAATGCATTTTTTATGCTTTTTAACTGTGCACAGGATCGTGCTATTAACTACCTATTGACCAATGTTGACAGAGTATCAGATTGGGGTGAGTTGATGCAGATGGTTGTTTTGGAGCTGATCCGGAAAGTTTGTAGGACAAACAAGGCTGAAAAGGGGAAATATATTAAGATAATTATATCTCTATTAAATGCTCCTTCAGTTGCTGTTGTCTATGAGTGTGCTGGAACCCTTGTCTCTTTGTCTTCTGCTCCAACTGCTATTAAAGCTGCAGCCAACACATATTGCCAGCTTCTTCTTTCACAGAGTGATAATAATGTTAAGCTCATTCTGCTCGATCGCCTGAATGAACTCAAGTCTTCCCACCGTGAGCTTATGATTGACTTGATAATGGATGTCCTTAGGGCACTGTCTAGCCCAAACCTCGATATTCGAAGGAAAACACTTGATATCGTTCTGGAACTGATCACTCCTCGCAATGTCTCTGAGGTGGTTCTTACTCTGAAGAAGGAAGTCATGAAAACTCAAAGTGGGGAGCTTGAGAAGAACGGGGAGTATAGACAAATGCTCATTCAAGCTATCCATTCTTGTGCTATAAAGTTCCCTGAAGTGGCAAGTACAGTGGTCCATTTGTTGATGGACTTCTTGGGAGACAATAATATTGCGTCAGCGATGGATGTCGTCATTTTCGTTAGAGAGATCATTGAAACCAACCCTAAGTTAAGGGTTTCTATTGTCACCAGACTTCTGGATACATTTTATCAAATTAGAGCAGCTAGAGTTTGCTCCTGTGCTCTTTGGATTATTGGAGAGTATTCTCTATCTCTTTCTGAAGTTGAGAGTGCTATTTCAACAATAAAGCAGTGTCTTGGGGATTTGCCCTTTTTCTCGGTCTCTGAAAATGAGGACGCTGCTGATTCTTCAAAGAAACCCCAGCAGGCTTCCTCAATCACTGTTTCATCTAGAAGACCGGCCATCCTTGCCGATGGTACTTATGCAACTCAAAGTGCTGCCTCTGAGACTGCTTTCTCTGCTCCAGCTGTTGTTCAAGGATCTTTGACCACTGGGAACTTGAGATCTCTTCTTCTGACTGGTGACTTTTTTCTTGGGGCAGTTATTGCCTGCACTCTAGCAAAGCTCTGTCTAAGATTGGAGGAGGTTCAACCATCAAAGGTTGAAGTGAATAAAGCTTCAAGCAATGCTTTGTTGATTATGGTCTCTATGCTACAGCTCGGGCAATCTTCGGTTCTTCCGCACCCAATTGATAATGATTCATATGACAGGATTCTTCTTTGTATAAGATTGCTGTGTAACACAGGGGATGCTGCTAGGAAGATTTGGCTGACGACTTGCCGCGAGAGTTTTGTCAAAATGCTCTCTGATAAACAGCTTCGTGAAACTGAAGAAAGTAAAGCTAAGGCCCAGGTTACTCATTCACAGCCTGATGACCTTATTGATTTCTACCATTTGAAGAGCAGAAAG GGGATGAGCCAGCTGGAGCTAGAGGATGAGGTCCAAGATGATTTAAAACGTGCTACTGGGGAATTTGTGAAGGATGCAGATGATGCAAATAAGCTGAATCGTATCATTCAACTCACAGGATTTAGTGATCCAGTTTATGCTGAAGCTTATGTGACAGTTCATCATTACGATATTGTCCTGGATGTCACAATTATCAATAGAACAAAAGAGACCCTTCAGAACTTGTGTTTAGAGTTAGCAACAATGGGAGATCTCAAACTTGTTGAGCGTCCACAGAATTATACTTTGGCTCCTGAATCAAGCAAGCAAATAAAAGCAAACATTAAGGTTTCCTCTACTGAAACTGGAGTCATATTTGGAAATATTGTCTATGAAACATCAAACGTGCTCGAGCGAACTGTTGTTGTCCTCAATGATATCCATATTGATATCATGGACTACATATCTCCTGCTGTTTGTAGCGATACTGCTTTTAGGACCATGTGGTCAGAATTTGAATGGGAAAACAAG GTTGCTGTAAACACAACAATTGCAAATGAAAAAGAATTCCTTGATCATATTATCAAGTCAACCAACATGAGATGCTTAACTCCTTC TTCTGCTTTAGAAGGTGACTGTGGATTCCTGGCTGCTAATTTGTATGCAAAGAGTGTATTTGGGGAGGATGCTTTGGTAAATGTCAGTGTTGAGAAGCAGACAGATGAGAAGCTGAACGGATATATTAGGATAAGGAGCAAGACTCAGGGAATTGCGCTCAGCTTGGGTGACAAGATCACTCTCAAGCAGAAGGGAGGAAGCTGA